Proteins encoded in a region of the Paenibacillus thermoaerophilus genome:
- a CDS encoding N-acetylmuramoyl-L-alanine amidase has translation MKIMIDPGHGGSDPGAGGNGLQEKDLTLRIAARVGELVRERGADVLYTRTTDTTVGLSERANLANAADADYFLSVHINAGGGTGFESYTYIGTSGVTSDYRNAIHDRVAAVFAAEGMPDRGKKQANFAVLRETRMPAALLEYGFIDHPTDASHLRDPAFIEKLAQATAQGVADAFGLPDAPGSPVPEPKGGVSDWAKDARDWVVTAGISDGTRPKDAVTREEVWTMLHRMSKL, from the coding sequence ATGAAGATTATGATCGACCCCGGACATGGGGGAAGCGACCCCGGGGCGGGAGGCAACGGGCTTCAGGAGAAGGATTTGACGCTGCGGATTGCGGCGAGGGTCGGTGAGCTCGTCAGGGAACGCGGAGCGGATGTTCTCTACACGCGTACGACAGATACGACCGTGGGGCTGTCCGAGCGGGCCAATCTCGCCAACGCGGCGGACGCGGATTATTTCCTGAGCGTTCATATTAACGCGGGGGGCGGCACCGGATTCGAATCGTACACGTACATCGGAACGTCCGGCGTCACCTCCGATTACCGCAATGCGATCCACGACAGGGTCGCAGCGGTCTTCGCGGCGGAGGGAATGCCCGACCGAGGGAAGAAACAGGCGAACTTCGCCGTGCTGCGGGAGACCCGAATGCCGGCCGCGCTGCTGGAATACGGGTTCATCGACCACCCGACGGACGCTTCGCATCTGCGCGATCCCGCCTTCATCGAGAAGCTCGCGCAGGCGACGGCGCAGGGGGTAGCCGACGCGTTCGGGTTGCCGGATGCGCCTGGGTCGCCTGTTCCGGAGCCGAAGGGCGGCGTGTCGGACTGGGCGAAGGACGCGAGGGATTGGGTTGTCACGGCGGGCATCAGCGACGGCACGCGGCCGAAGGACGCGGTTACGCGGGAAGAAGTGTGGACAATGCTGCATCGAATGAGCAAATTGTAG